In Leptidea sinapis chromosome 18, ilLepSina1.1, whole genome shotgun sequence, a genomic segment contains:
- the LOC126969552 gene encoding sialin-like isoform X3 codes for MSELQKNSLLNDKIFHEPKKDNTLVKALRKYCCIQQRWVFGIMGMFGLCNAYTMRVSLNLAITQMVNRTKIETDHYNPDACPSDNFVRNITSKISERPYATLNWNEETQGLILSGFYYGYGITQFLGGYLAEKYKGKWILGIGLLSTAMFTFITPVVIRIGGSTWLFILRVLQGMGEGPTVPGMMIMMSRWTPPHQRAIQSALIFGGALLGNVFGAFISGVIMSGGRDWAYVFYFFGVFGVIWFILWTFLCYSEPNDHPFITKEELEYLSKTVTRAEITSKKDPVPWKAIFRSPAAWALICAGVSKVIYYILVMTGDSTQWLQICQNICTMSSNLT; via the exons atgtCGGAACTTCAGAAGAACTCtcttttaaatgataaaatatttcatgaacCGAAGAAAGACAACACCCTGGTAAAAGCTTTGCGAAAAt ATTGCTGCATTCAACAAAGATGGGTGTTTGGAATAATGGGTATGTTTGGGCTATGCAATGCATACACAATGCGAGTGAGCTTAAATCTAGCTATCACCCAAATGGTAAACAGAACAAAAATTGAAACAGATCATTATAACCCTGATGCATGTCCCAGCGACAATTTTGTAAGAAATATTACTAGTAAAATATCTGAACGGCCG TATGCTACGCTCAACTGGAATGAAGAGACTCAAGGTTTAATTTTGAGTGGTTTTTACTACGGTTACGGTATTACACAATTTCTAGGAGGTTATTTGGCGGAAAAGTATAAAGGAAAATGGATTCTTGGGATTGGATTATTGAGTACAGCCATGTTTACATTTATTACTCCTGTCGTGATAAGAATAGGAGGTTCTACTTGGCTTTTTATTTTGCGGGTGCTACAAGGAATGGGTGAG GGACCCACAGTACCTGGAATGATGATTATGATGTCAAGATGGACCCCACCCCACCAACGAGCGATTCAAAGTGCATTAATATTTGGCGGAGCATTACTTGGAAATGTATTTGGTGCATTTATTTCCGGTGTCATCATGTCTGGTGGAAGAGACTGGGCCTATGTGTTCTACTTTTTCGGAGTATTTGGCGTCATTTGGTTCATATTATGG aCATTCCTTTGCTACAGTGAACCGAACGATCATCCATTTATAACTAAAGAAGAATTGGAATATCTCAGCAAAACTGTGACAAGAGCTGAAATCACATCAAAAAAAGATCCAGTGCCGTGGAAGGCGATATTTCGCTCGCCTGCAGCGTGGGCTCTCATATGTGCAGGGGTATCAAAAGTTAtctattatat ATTGGTCATGACTGGGGATTCTACACAATGGTTACAGATTTGCCAAAATATATGCACGATGTCCTCAAATTTGACATAG